Sequence from the Anaerolineae bacterium genome:
CTTCGGTGGTCGGCGTGGCCCCCGAGGTGGTGACCCGACTGGGGCAATTGAGCGTGCAGGACCCTTCCTTTGCCTACACGGTCACGCGCACCCGGCGGCCTTTTCTCTCCCGCGACATCCAGGGAGACCCGCGCATCGCGGCCTGGTATCGGCCTCTGGTGGAGGCCCTGCCCGAGGTGCGCTCGGTGCTGGTCGTGCCGCTCTCGGTGCGCGACCGGGGGGTGGGGGAGTTGTTGTTGGGATCGCCGTACCCCGGGGCCTTTCAGCGTAGCGATGTGCAGTTGGTGGCCAGCGTGGCCGGCCAACTGGCCCTGGCCATCGAGCAGGAGCGTTTGCTACACCAGAGCGACCACGCCCTGGCCGCGCGTGCTGAACAGATGCAGGCTTTGCTGCGCCTGAGCCGCGAGTTGACGCTGGCCCCCTCTCTGGAGCGGCTGCTGGAACATTTGCGCCGCGAGGTGGTCCACCTGACTGCGGCGGACTGTGCCACCCTGCGCCTGTTGACTCCCGAGGGTGAGGTGGCCGAGCAACATCAGTTGCTGTGTGCGCCGGAGCAGGACGCCGGGTTGAGCCCTCGCGAGCGGCAGGCGCTGGAGCAGGGCGAGGCGCTGGTGTTTGCCGCATTGACCGAAGAAGAACAACCCCATCCTGGCGTGCGTTCCGCTTTGGTGGTGCCCCTGGTGTATCGCCATCGCCCGATCGGGGTGCTGGACCTACACGCTCATACGGTGCAGGCCTTCGACGAGGAACAGATACGTTTTGCCCAGGGCGTGGGCTTGCAGGCAGCCCTGGCCGTGGGGCTTCACCGCGAGCGGGAGGCCCAGGTCCGGCAAATGGCCCAATGGCAGCAAAGGCTGGCCGCCATTGGCCTGATTCGCGAGTTCCTGGCTTCCCACCCGGTCTCCGAGTCCCCCGAGGCCTTGTTGCTTGAATTGACCGGCCTGGTCATGCAGGGCGTGGGGGCCTCCGGATGGGCGCTCTACGCTTATGACGAGACTTCGGGCATGCTGCTCCCTCTGGGGTCGTCGGAGCCATGGGAGGTCCGGCCGGAGCCCCTGGTGTGGGATCGGTTGGCGGCGCATTTGGAGCCAGTGGGAGCCGAGGGAATCTATCGCCTGCCGCCCTCGTTCCGGGCCGAAGTGCCCTGGCTGGAGGACACATCCCAGGAGCAGACGGCGGCAGGGTGGGTGATGCCCATCCGTTCGGCCGAGAAGGCGTTGTTGGGCGTGGTGATGGTACGCCCTCCGGACGAAACGGCGGAGACCTTGGACGCCGTGGGGGCTTCGCTGAGCATGACAGCCCCCGTGTGGGGACTGCTCTTCCAGTGGGCACAGGTCCATCGCGCCCACCAGGACGCCACCCGCGGACTAGAAGAGGCCTTGCGCCAGACCGAGACGGCGCTCCAGGCGGCCGAGGCGGGCGTGCGGCGCTGGTTGCACAAGGACCTGGAGCAGATGGTCGATACCAACGCCCTGGCGCGCAGCAAGGAGCGCCTGGAGGTGGCCCTGGCCATCGCCACCATCGTCAACCGGCAGCCGGATCGCCAGGCAGTGTTCGATGCCCTGGGGCACGAGTTGTTGGAACGCCTGGCCATGGAAGTGGTGGTTGTGGTGGAGCAGGTGGGCGGGCAGTTGCGCCTGCGGCAGGTGTACGGCACGGTGCCCGAGGGGATCCGGTTGGAGAGCCTTTTGGGGCAGCGCAATCCCATCCCCGAAGCCTTGCGGATGCAACAGGCCATCTTGATCGGCGATTTGCAGCACGAGGCCACCCCCTGGCAGGACGCGCCTTTGTTGCGGCGTTTGCAGGCCCGCGCGGTGTTGACCCTTCCCATCGGCATTGAGGAGCAACCCATGGCAGTGGCCCTGGCCGTTTCGGGCAACTCGCTGCCGCCCTTCTCCAACGAGGATGTGCAGGCGTTCACCTTGCTGGGACGCCAGGTGGGGATTGCCCTGCAAAACCTGCGCCTGCTCAACGAGGTCACCCGCCGCCTGGAAGAGGTGGATTTGCTGCTGGGCTTCAGCCGGCAACTGGGGGAACTGGACCTGGAGCGGCTGTTGAACAATTTGCTGGAAAGCGCCCTGGCGGTCATCCACCGCGCCCACGCCGGGTTTGTCGCCTTGTGGGATGAGCAGCATCGCGTGTTGCGCCTCCAGGCGGCCCAGGGCTACGGTTCGCCCGAGGCCTTGGTGGGCGTGGCGCTACCGGTGGAGGGTTTGCTGGGCGAAGCCTTTCGTACGGGGCAGGTTCAACGCATCGACGAAGTGGATTTTGTGCGCACTTACCCCTTCGACCAGGAAGCCCTCTTGCGCTATCAGCAGGCCACCTTGAACCGGCTACCGGTCTCGGCCTTGATGATCCCCATTGCTTCAGGCGAACAGGTGCTGGGTGTGGTGGTGGTGGAGAACTTCAACACCCTGGCCGCATTTCAGGAGAGCGACGAAAACCTGCTGCTGGCCCTGGCACGGCAGACGGGCCTGATGCTGGAAAACGCCCGCCTGTTGGAGGATGCGCAAACCCGTGCCGGTCAGTTGCAGGCCCTGACCAATGTGGCGGCCATCATCACCTCCACCCTGCAGACGGAAGAGGTGGTCGCGTCGCTTTTGCCACAATTGGCCACGGCGCTGCCTTACGATGCGGCCACGGTGTGGATGCGCGAAGCCGAGGATGTTTTTGTGGTGCAGAATGCCCGGGGCTTCCCCGATGAGGAAGAGCGGCGCGGGGTGCGTGTGGCGCTGAAGGACAGCGCCCTCTTGCAGGTCATTGTCACCACCGAAGAACCCTTGCTGGTCTCCGATACCCACGAAGACACCAGGTTCCCCTGGCCGGAAGCCTACCCCTATCGCTCCTGGCTGGGGCTGCCCCTGATTTCCCAAGGGGAAGTGATGGGGGTGATTGTGTTGGAGAAAGCCGAGCCGCGGTTCTTTACCGCGGAACGGGTGGAAATCGCCCGCACCTTTGCCGCGCAGGCGGCTGCGGCCCTGCAGAACGCCCGTCTGTACGAGGAGAGTTTACACCGCGCGCAGGAACTGCATGAGCGCACCGCCCGGCTGGAACTGGTGTACTCTTTCACTGCCGAACTGGGCGTCACCCTGAACCCCGAACACATTTTGTCGCTGACCCTGCGGCGCTTGCGCGAGGCCTTGCCCCTGGAACGCGTCGGGGTGGTGGTGGAGGATCGGGAAGGCCAGTTGACGCTGGTAATGGAGGAGCCAGCCTCGGGGCCGGTGCCGCGCCTGTTGCCGGCCCTGGAACTGGTGGAGCAGATGGCCGAATCCAAGGGCGTGGTGCTTTCCCTGGACCCTTTGCACGATGAGCGCTTGGCGCCCTGGAGGGAAGAACTGACCCGCGGTGGGTCGGCCCGGGCGGTGGTGTTGTTCCCGTTAGTGACGCGGGAGATTTTGCACGGCGTGGTGGTTGTCCAGGTGAAGGCGCAGGCGGCCTTGTCGCCCGCCGAACTGGACCTGGGCCGCACCCTGACGCAACAGGCCGCCGTGGCCTATCAAAACGCGCGCCTGTACGAGGAAATGCGCCGCCTGACTCAGGAACTGGAGCGTCGGGTGGCCGAGCGCACCCGCGAATTGACCCAGGAGCATCGCCGGGCGCAGATTCTGCTGCGCATCATCACCGAGTTGGCCAGCAGCCTGGACCTGGATCAGGTGCTCAACCGCACCCTTGATCTGATGAACGAGACCCTGGGCGCCGAACAAAGCACCATCTTGCTGCACCGGCCTGACGAACGTTACTTCTACCTGCGGGCGGCCCGAGGCTATACCGACTCGCCGCCTCCAGGAGGGCGTCCCACAGCCCTTTCGGTGGAGCAATCCCTGGCCGGATGGGTATTGCGCCATCGCGAGCCTGTGCTCGTGCCCGATTTACATGACGACCCCCGCTGGAAACCCGGCCCTGAGGGCCTGCCTCCCCATCGCGCGGCCATTGTGGTGCCTTTGCAGGTGGGCGAGGATGTGCTGGGCGCTTTTTGTCTCTTCCACCGCCAGCCGGGCTATTTCTCCCTGGACCATCTGGATTTGGCCATGGCCGCGGGGCGGCAGGTGGCCGTGGCCATCAACAACGCCGAGTTGTTCAACCTCATCCGGGATCAGTCCGAACGGTTGGGCCAGGAGGTGCGTCGTCGGGAGGTGGAGGCCAGCCGCGCCCGCGCCATCCTGGAATCAGTCGCTGACGGGATTGTGGTGACCGATGCCCGGGGCAAGGTCACGCTTTTTAACCCCTCGGCGGAGCGCCTGTTGGGGATTGCCGCCGAGCGCATTTTGGGCCAACCCCTGGAGCGGTTTTCCGGTCTCTTTGGTGCCGCGGCCGGGGAATGGCTTTCCAAGGTGAAGCAGTGGTCCGAGAACCCTGGCCTTTATCAGAGTGGCGAGGTTTACGAGCAGCGTCTGGATCTGGAAGACGGGCGGGTGCTCTCGGTGCGCCTGACGCCGGTGTTGACCAGCCGGGAGTTTCTGGGGACGGTCTCGGTGTTTCGGGATATCACCCATCAGGTTGAAGTGGATCGGCTCAAGTCGGAGTTTGTGGCCACGGTGAGCCACGAGTTGCGCACGCCCATGACGGCCATCAAGGGATATGTGGAGTTGCTCCTCAAAGGGGTGGCCGGGCCTTTGAACGAGCAGCAGTTGCGCTTCCTGGAAATCGTCCATACGAACACGGAGCGGCTGAGCAGCCTGGTGAGCGACCTGCTGGATATCTCCCGCATCGAGGCGGGGAAGATCACCTTCGTGCCCGAGGAGGTGGACCTGGCGGAACTGGTTTCTGAAGTGCTCACCGAAGCCCGACGCCTGGCTGAGGAGGATGGCCGCGCCGTGACCTTTGTCGCCGAGTTGCCCCCGGACCTGCCGCCGGTCTGGGCCGACCGGGAGCGCCTCTATCAGATTCTGGCCAATCTGGTGGACAACGGCTACCGGTACACGCCGGATGGGGGACGGGTGCTCGTCCGGGCCCGGCGACAGGGTGAAGAGGTCCAGGTTGATGTGGTGGACAACGGTATCGGTATTCCCCCCGATGAGCAGGAGCGGGTGTTCGAACGGTTTTACCGGGGTGAGCATCCGTTGGTCATGGCCAGCGCCGGGACGGGGCTAGGCCTGTCCATCGTGCGCACCCTGGTCGAGATGCACGGCGGCCAGATCTGGGTGGAGAGCGACGGTATCCCCGGAAAAGGAAGCACCTTCTCGTTCACTCTGCCGGTGGCCGAAGGGGGGCGTTTGCCAGCAGAAGGAGGCTAACATGGCGAAAATCGTGATCGCTGAGGACGAACGCGACATCCGCGAGTTGGTGACCTTTACCCTGCAGTTTGCCGGGCATCAGGTGGTGGCCACCAGCAACGGCGAGGAGGCCGTCGAGGCGGTGCTGCGGGAACGCCCCGATTTGGTCATCATGGATGTGCGCATGCCGCGCATGACGGGCTACGAAGCCAGCCGCCGCCTCAAGACCATGCCGGAAACCAAAGATATTCCGGTGGTTTTCCTCTCGGCCAAAGGTCAGGAAGCCGAAGTGCGAGAGGGCTACGAGGCAGGGGCGGTGGCGTACATCCTCAAGCCGTTCTCGCCCGACGAATTGATCCAACAGGTGGCCGAGATTCTGGGCCAGTTGGGCAAAACATAGCATGAGCGCTATTCTGATCGAAGACGGTGTGGTGCATTATGAGGTGTTGGGCCGGGGCCGGCCGGTGCTGCTGTTGCACGGCTGGGTGGGCTCGTGGCGGTATTGGATCCCCTCGATGCAACATGCGGCCATGCGGTTCCGGGCGTATGCCCTGGATTTTTGGGGCTTCGGTGACACCGACCACCTGTCCGAGCGCTACACCGTCAACGCGCAGGTCACCCTGGTGGCCCAATTCCTGGACAAACTGGGTATCGGGCGCATCGCCCTGGTGGGGCATGGTTTGGGCGCGCTGGTGGGCATGTTTTTCGCCCGGCGATGGCCGGAGCGGGTCGAGCGCCTGATGGCCATCGGCCTGCCGGAATCCTACGAGGCCATCTCCGCGCGCCTGCAGCGCGAGGACCTGAAAACGCTGTCCGACTGGCTGCTGACCCCCACTCCCAGCACCGAAGCCGCCCGAATGGAGGCCCCCAAAGCCGACCCTCAGGCCATCGTGGCCTCTTTAAAAGCCCTGCGCACCATGGATGTGGCCGGAGCCTTCGCCAATTTGCAGGTGCCCACCCTGCTGGTTTACGGCTTGAAGGACCCCCTCATTCGTTTGCCTGAGCGCCTCTCGCCGGAGCAGTTGCCCGAGCATGTGCATGTGATTCCCTTTGAGGCTTCGGGCCATTTCCCCATGCTGGACGAGGGAAGCAAGTTTCATCGCCTGTTGTTCGACTTCCTCACCCTGGCCCCTGGGGAAAGTCCCCGCAAATTGCAACTCAAAGAAGAATGGAAACGCCGCGTTCGTTGAGATGGGTCGGATGGGCGGGCCTTTTGTTCCTGGCCGCTTGCGGGATGCAGGTGGCCGAGCCTGTTTTACCCCCGGCCCCTACCCCCGCCGCCGAGCCTTACCCCTCGGTCACCCCATGGTTTGCGCCTCTGCTTCCCCTGGCGCCATCTCCCACACCCAGCCCCACGCCGCTCACCTGCTGGACCGCGGGGGGACGCATCGAGAAGCATCGTCTGAATCCCCCGGAGGATGTCTGGTCGTTGGATTTTCGGGTGTATCTGCCCCCCTGTTACGACGCCCAACCCGAACGGGCCTACCCCGTCCTTTACCTGATCCACGGGCAGAACTTCACCGACGAGCAATGGGACCGCCTGGGCGTGGACGAGACGCTGGATCGGCTCATCCCCACGGGGCAACTGCCCCCGTTTCTGGTGGTCATGCCCCGGGATCAGGGATGGGATCAGCCCGAAGAGGATGGCTTCGACGAGGCCTTTCTGCACACTCTGATGGCGTGGGTCGAGAGCCACTATCGCACCTTGCCCCAGCGGAAGTACCGCGCCATCGGTGGGCTTTCGCGGGGGGCGGCCTGGGCCTTGCACATCGGCCTGACCCATTGGGCGTTGTTCGGCGCCATCGGCGGCCATAGCCCGCCCGTGTTCTGGCGCGACGGCCCGTATGTGGCCGCCTGGCTGGATGCCATTCCGCAGGGCCAGTGGCCGCGCATCTGGCTGGATGTGGGTGACATGGACCGACAGGAAATCCTCGAATCGGCCCGTTGGTTGGAATCGCTGCTCACGGCCCGGGGCATCCCCCACGAGTGGCACCTTTACACCGGGCGTCACGATGAGGCGTACTGGTCGGCCCGTGTGGAGGAGTACCTTTTGTGGTATGCTGCTCCCTGGCAGGAGGGATCCCTTCCCGAGGGCGCGATGACGCCGTAGGAAAGGTGTACCGATGAGGCAAAGGATGTTCGTGCTGAGCGGGCTTTTCGCCCTGGTGGGGATGGCGGCGTGTGCGGTTTTCAACCCCGCGGCCACGCCTACCCCGGCGCTGGAGGCGGTCTATACCGCGGCGGCGCAAACGGTGGTGGCGGTGTTGACCCAAAGCGCGCCGGTCGCCACCTTCACACCGCCCGTCACGCCCACGCCTCTGCTGGCTAGGACGCCTTCGGCCGCCCCCACGGGAGCGCAAACCGCGACGCCCGCCTCCGAAACGGGAGAGGCCACCCTAAGCCCCACCCCGGCGCCGTGCCTTCAGGCGGCCTTCGTGCGGGATGTTACCCTGCCCGATGGCACGGTGGTGCAGCCCGGCGGGAAGTTGACCAAAACCTGGCGCCTGCGCAACATCGGTTCCTGTGCCTGGACGCCGGATTTCCACCTGATTTTCGTCCAGGGCGCTCTGATGAACGCGCCTCTGGAAGTGCCCCTCGGCGTGGTGGTGTTCCCCGGCGAGGAGGCGGACCTGTCGGTGCCCCTGGTCGCTCCCACCACGCCCGGCACTTACCGCGGGTACTGGCGCTTGCGCAGCGCCGGTGGTGAGGTTTTCGGTGTGGGGCCGGGGCAACAGCCCTTTTGGGTCGAAATCCGGGTGGTCGCCCCCTCGGCCACACCTTGAGGAAGGGGGCCATGACGCTCGCGGTGCTCACGCAGCGCATCAAGGCCCAGGCCCACCGCCTGGGGTTCGATTTGGTCGGCGTCACGGACTGCGCTCCTCCGGCCTCCTACCCACACTATGAAGCGTGGCTGGCGGCTGGCTACCACGCCGGCATGGCCTACATGGCCCGGCAGCGGAACCGGGAGCGCCGGGCGGACCCGCGGCGTATTTTGCCCGAATGCCAGAGCATCGTGGTGCTGGCCGTGCGCTATTTTGCCCCTCCGCCTCTCCCCGCAGCCTGGGGCAGGCGCACTTCTGCGGGCGGTTCTCCCTCGTCGGGCGCGGCGCCCCCCGGCGAGATCCGGAAGAAAGACAATCCCACGGCATCCCTCACCGGCCGGGTGGCGGCTTATGCCTGGGGAGCGGATTATCACGATGTGCTGGTGGAGCGCCTGCAGGCCCTGGTCGCCTTCATCGAGGAGCAGGTCGGGTATCCCGTCCCTCACCGCCTGTACACGGATACCGGCCCGGTTTTGGAGCGAGATCTGGCGCAACGGGCCGGTTTGGGCTGGATCGGCAAGAACGCCATGCTCATCCACCCCCGTTTGGGATCGTATCTGCTCCTGGCCGAGATCCTGCTGGGGTTGCCGCTGGAAGCGGATGCGCCCTTCCCGACGGACCATTGCGGCTCCTGTACCCGGTGTGTGGAGGCCTGTCCTACGCAGGCCATTCGACCAGGGCGCA
This genomic interval carries:
- a CDS encoding GAF domain-containing protein; the protein is MVPAVVGLWVTVLGVGLSLVALGLVALVGAGLRTGGVRLPRFPLAEPLDREGGSPSGEAAAGVLLLRPGGQVVYASTQARTWFGLQPGEPPHLENLARRVRPVEEFLRLCAVPGQGEVTLARRMFTVISFPLPTVEGAAMALLLRPVSWMPGASSEASDGEAVLERLTTLSRALTDTLGVEETLQAIFQVVDRLLPTDYIEITLWDEETQTLRPYRFVGLAGMEHHLERPQERYPRGEGLTGYLMTHREPLLIPDIRHAEHPALAVSTHRLPAGARAYLGVPLLVGDTVLGTLELAADEAGAFDVGSLRLMQWVAEQAAAALHRALAYTKVQAQVEQLQAQVTVLRSVAALHDAEAFVRHLVEGMHTLTGARLVGLLLYREGSRVLEAQWPFLGVPRAFVDSYRAPLPDDPAVWAPLEKPFWTPNAVEDAWFQRVGLADLARGAGIHDTLVLPLRTEERFLGVLQLSNRADRPFGSEDLALAEAMARQIASVLENFVLLQAQRERAYRAEALRRIANLVASEATLDETFRFVLQELSRLLKASWAAVFLLDESRGVLEVHRPSVVGVAPEVVTRLGQLSVQDPSFAYTVTRTRRPFLSRDIQGDPRIAAWYRPLVEALPEVRSVLVVPLSVRDRGVGELLLGSPYPGAFQRSDVQLVASVAGQLALAIEQERLLHQSDHALAARAEQMQALLRLSRELTLAPSLERLLEHLRREVVHLTAADCATLRLLTPEGEVAEQHQLLCAPEQDAGLSPRERQALEQGEALVFAALTEEEQPHPGVRSALVVPLVYRHRPIGVLDLHAHTVQAFDEEQIRFAQGVGLQAALAVGLHREREAQVRQMAQWQQRLAAIGLIREFLASHPVSESPEALLLELTGLVMQGVGASGWALYAYDETSGMLLPLGSSEPWEVRPEPLVWDRLAAHLEPVGAEGIYRLPPSFRAEVPWLEDTSQEQTAAGWVMPIRSAEKALLGVVMVRPPDETAETLDAVGASLSMTAPVWGLLFQWAQVHRAHQDATRGLEEALRQTETALQAAEAGVRRWLHKDLEQMVDTNALARSKERLEVALAIATIVNRQPDRQAVFDALGHELLERLAMEVVVVVEQVGGQLRLRQVYGTVPEGIRLESLLGQRNPIPEALRMQQAILIGDLQHEATPWQDAPLLRRLQARAVLTLPIGIEEQPMAVALAVSGNSLPPFSNEDVQAFTLLGRQVGIALQNLRLLNEVTRRLEEVDLLLGFSRQLGELDLERLLNNLLESALAVIHRAHAGFVALWDEQHRVLRLQAAQGYGSPEALVGVALPVEGLLGEAFRTGQVQRIDEVDFVRTYPFDQEALLRYQQATLNRLPVSALMIPIASGEQVLGVVVVENFNTLAAFQESDENLLLALARQTGLMLENARLLEDAQTRAGQLQALTNVAAIITSTLQTEEVVASLLPQLATALPYDAATVWMREAEDVFVVQNARGFPDEEERRGVRVALKDSALLQVIVTTEEPLLVSDTHEDTRFPWPEAYPYRSWLGLPLISQGEVMGVIVLEKAEPRFFTAERVEIARTFAAQAAAALQNARLYEESLHRAQELHERTARLELVYSFTAELGVTLNPEHILSLTLRRLREALPLERVGVVVEDREGQLTLVMEEPASGPVPRLLPALELVEQMAESKGVVLSLDPLHDERLAPWREELTRGGSARAVVLFPLVTREILHGVVVVQVKAQAALSPAELDLGRTLTQQAAVAYQNARLYEEMRRLTQELERRVAERTRELTQEHRRAQILLRIITELASSLDLDQVLNRTLDLMNETLGAEQSTILLHRPDERYFYLRAARGYTDSPPPGGRPTALSVEQSLAGWVLRHREPVLVPDLHDDPRWKPGPEGLPPHRAAIVVPLQVGEDVLGAFCLFHRQPGYFSLDHLDLAMAAGRQVAVAINNAELFNLIRDQSERLGQEVRRREVEASRARAILESVADGIVVTDARGKVTLFNPSAERLLGIAAERILGQPLERFSGLFGAAAGEWLSKVKQWSENPGLYQSGEVYEQRLDLEDGRVLSVRLTPVLTSREFLGTVSVFRDITHQVEVDRLKSEFVATVSHELRTPMTAIKGYVELLLKGVAGPLNEQQLRFLEIVHTNTERLSSLVSDLLDISRIEAGKITFVPEEVDLAELVSEVLTEARRLAEEDGRAVTFVAELPPDLPPVWADRERLYQILANLVDNGYRYTPDGGRVLVRARRQGEEVQVDVVDNGIGIPPDEQERVFERFYRGEHPLVMASAGTGLGLSIVRTLVEMHGGQIWVESDGIPGKGSTFSFTLPVAEGGRLPAEGG
- a CDS encoding response regulator, producing the protein MAKIVIAEDERDIRELVTFTLQFAGHQVVATSNGEEAVEAVLRERPDLVIMDVRMPRMTGYEASRRLKTMPETKDIPVVFLSAKGQEAEVREGYEAGAVAYILKPFSPDELIQQVAEILGQLGKT
- a CDS encoding alpha/beta hydrolase produces the protein MSAILIEDGVVHYEVLGRGRPVLLLHGWVGSWRYWIPSMQHAAMRFRAYALDFWGFGDTDHLSERYTVNAQVTLVAQFLDKLGIGRIALVGHGLGALVGMFFARRWPERVERLMAIGLPESYEAISARLQREDLKTLSDWLLTPTPSTEAARMEAPKADPQAIVASLKALRTMDVAGAFANLQVPTLLVYGLKDPLIRLPERLSPEQLPEHVHVIPFEASGHFPMLDEGSKFHRLLFDFLTLAPGESPRKLQLKEEWKRRVR
- a CDS encoding esterase family protein, producing MFLAACGMQVAEPVLPPAPTPAAEPYPSVTPWFAPLLPLAPSPTPSPTPLTCWTAGGRIEKHRLNPPEDVWSLDFRVYLPPCYDAQPERAYPVLYLIHGQNFTDEQWDRLGVDETLDRLIPTGQLPPFLVVMPRDQGWDQPEEDGFDEAFLHTLMAWVESHYRTLPQRKYRAIGGLSRGAAWALHIGLTHWALFGAIGGHSPPVFWRDGPYVAAWLDAIPQGQWPRIWLDVGDMDRQEILESARWLESLLTARGIPHEWHLYTGRHDEAYWSARVEEYLLWYAAPWQEGSLPEGAMTP
- the queG gene encoding tRNA epoxyqueuosine(34) reductase QueG; translated protein: MTLAVLTQRIKAQAHRLGFDLVGVTDCAPPASYPHYEAWLAAGYHAGMAYMARQRNRERRADPRRILPECQSIVVLAVRYFAPPPLPAAWGRRTSAGGSPSSGAAPPGEIRKKDNPTASLTGRVAAYAWGADYHDVLVERLQALVAFIEEQVGYPVPHRLYTDTGPVLERDLAQRAGLGWIGKNAMLIHPRLGSYLLLAEILLGLPLEADAPFPTDHCGSCTRCVEACPTQAIRPGRTVDANRCLSYLTIEHRGPIPETLRPGMGDWVFGCDVCQQVCPWNRRAPQAGDAAFAPRPDVPWPDLLADLQLTPEAFSRKFRGSPVKRAKRRGYLRNIAVALGNLADPEAVPALRQALQDPEPLVRGHAAWALGRI